The Aureispira anguillae genome contains a region encoding:
- a CDS encoding cytochrome B — protein sequence MLEGIKHAHSGLRWIVLILLLLAIVNAFSGWRSKKPYTAQNKKLHLFAMIFVHIQVLIGFISYLLNWGGKVNFGNMSNSMIRFFTVEHSTMMLLALIAITIGFSKSKKITETPSRFKMIFMAYLIGLLLILAGIPWPFRTALGAGWF from the coding sequence ATGTTAGAAGGTATCAAACATGCTCATTCTGGACTAAGATGGATTGTTCTCATTCTTCTCCTACTTGCAATCGTCAACGCATTTAGTGGATGGCGCAGCAAAAAACCGTATACAGCTCAAAATAAAAAGCTTCATTTATTTGCAATGATTTTTGTTCATATTCAGGTTTTAATTGGTTTTATCTCTTATCTCTTAAACTGGGGAGGAAAGGTGAATTTTGGCAATATGTCCAATTCAATGATTCGTTTTTTTACAGTAGAACATAGTACAATGATGCTATTGGCATTGATTGCTATTACGATCGGTTTTAGCAAATCAAAGAAAATAACAGAAACGCCTAGCCGTTTTAAGATGATTTTTATGGCTTACCTTATTGGTTTGCTACTCATTTTGGCTGGAATTCCTTGGCCTTTCAGAACGGCACTTGGAGCTGGGTGGTTCTAA
- a CDS encoding FKBP-type peptidyl-prolyl cis-trans isomerase gives MTKHMRPTLFGLFIGLLFIVNSCQRAPWRKQIRGLKAYPKNEFWYEWIGLDKNATKPAIGEEVRIDYTISKGNKLLDQSYDDIYPILVQIPEDRYDNFFTKALKLMAEGDSIRLLIPAADIPELLGEYILEFGEEDLVTFTYKMHQIKNQEMLQQEIIEEQVYLDSIRQKIPLLIPQFNNNQLEQVQKTASGLSYIIVDEGSGPKAAIGDAVSVHYICFSDSGKIVDDSYTNMVPLSFIIGSQSLIEGWSEGTTLLKQGGKAVLFIPPHLAYGIQGNGNLIPPNSWVTFFIELMDVQKK, from the coding sequence TTGACTAAACATATGCGCCCCACTCTTTTTGGTTTATTTATAGGTCTATTATTCATCGTGAATAGTTGCCAACGTGCTCCATGGAGAAAACAGATCCGAGGATTAAAAGCTTACCCTAAAAATGAATTTTGGTATGAATGGATCGGTCTGGACAAAAATGCCACAAAACCAGCAATTGGTGAGGAAGTTCGCATTGATTATACCATAAGTAAAGGCAATAAGCTTTTAGATCAGTCCTATGATGATATTTATCCTATTTTAGTACAAATTCCAGAAGACCGTTACGATAATTTTTTCACCAAAGCCCTAAAGTTAATGGCTGAAGGGGATAGCATTCGATTGCTTATTCCTGCGGCTGACATTCCTGAATTATTGGGAGAATATATCTTAGAATTTGGAGAAGAGGATTTAGTCACCTTTACTTATAAGATGCATCAAATAAAAAATCAAGAAATGCTCCAACAAGAAATCATTGAAGAGCAGGTATACCTTGATTCTATTCGCCAAAAAATTCCTTTGCTTATTCCCCAATTTAACAACAATCAATTAGAACAAGTACAAAAAACAGCTTCGGGGCTTTCTTATATTATTGTCGATGAAGGATCGGGTCCCAAAGCAGCAATAGGTGATGCCGTTAGTGTTCATTACATTTGCTTTTCTGATTCAGGAAAAATTGTTGATGACTCCTATACCAACATGGTTCCCCTGTCCTTTATTATTGGTAGTCAATCGCTCATTGAAGGTTGGTCAGAAGGCACTACCTTACTCAAACAGGGAGGTAAAGCTGTATTGTTTATTCCTCCCCACTTAGCTTATGGAATCCAAGGCAATGGAAATCTTATTCCGCCTAATTCTTGGGTTACTTTTTTTATTGAATTAATGGATGTACAAAAAAAATAA
- a CDS encoding tetratricopeptide repeat protein has product MQRLIFICFIFTLVACNGERNTQREIINGMEHAVVQNTSDEFLRPLIANYLNYYKDFKEDEMAPIYLYRCAVLYYRVRNHSEAAKHLETILRNHPETEILEDTYLTLAMIQASPQGRIARAESLYKEYVEKYPQGKGIAQANYFFRPEKEKLQDHIDNLLKEIAALPRGASPNESQLNQLMFAYANFVKSNPDNPLSATYCLQGARLAVRLEQHLIAIQFLEKIYQNYPEFTQYPEALMMLAVEYDTHITLYLHKNKVISSPLDDQITAKELQKMDVVAHGGKLYQEILKRFPDHEVAESAKSGLKNLGKKTNQVVEEFIRLQDSIKNSHQPS; this is encoded by the coding sequence ATGCAACGTTTAATTTTTATCTGTTTTATTTTCACTTTGGTAGCTTGCAATGGGGAAAGAAATACCCAACGTGAAATTATTAATGGTATGGAACATGCTGTTGTGCAGAATACAAGTGATGAGTTTCTCCGTCCATTAATTGCCAATTATCTTAATTATTACAAAGATTTTAAAGAGGATGAAATGGCTCCTATCTATCTGTATCGCTGTGCAGTGCTTTATTACCGAGTTCGAAATCATAGCGAAGCAGCCAAGCATTTGGAGACGATTCTAAGAAACCACCCTGAGACAGAAATACTAGAGGATACCTATCTTACCTTAGCTATGATTCAAGCTAGCCCTCAAGGCAGAATAGCTCGTGCGGAGAGTCTCTACAAAGAATATGTAGAGAAATATCCTCAAGGAAAAGGAATTGCTCAAGCCAATTACTTTTTTCGCCCTGAAAAAGAAAAATTACAAGATCACATTGATAACTTGCTAAAAGAAATTGCGGCACTCCCTCGTGGGGCATCTCCTAATGAAAGCCAATTAAATCAACTCATGTTTGCTTACGCCAATTTTGTCAAATCAAACCCTGACAATCCTTTATCTGCAACTTATTGCTTGCAGGGAGCACGGCTAGCCGTACGATTGGAGCAGCACCTAATTGCCATCCAATTTCTAGAGAAAATCTACCAAAATTATCCAGAATTTACGCAATATCCAGAAGCTTTAATGATGTTGGCGGTAGAGTACGATACTCATATCACACTTTACCTGCACAAAAACAAGGTCATTTCGTCTCCCTTGGACGATCAAATTACAGCCAAAGAACTTCAAAAGATGGATGTTGTTGCCCATGGAGGAAAACTATACCAAGAAATACTAAAGCGTTTTCCAGATCATGAGGTAGCAGAATCGGCAAAGAGTGGTCTAAAAAACCTAGGTAAAAAAACAAATCAGGTAGTTGAAGAGTTTATTCGGCTTCAAGATTCTATTAAAAATTCCCATCAACCTTCTTAA
- a CDS encoding acyl-CoA dehydrogenase family protein: MIMDTEQKLMKGGGFLVEETKPSDVFITEDLTEEQGMVLGMVKEFIEKKVLPVSEQIESLDLDLTKKLLKEAGDLGLLGTSFPEEYGGFMQNFETNMALTSLFAPSRSFSLSHGAHTGIGMLPILYFGTEAQKQKYLPPCIAGDKFAAYCLTEPTSGSDALSAKTQAVLSEDGQHYIVNGQKMWITNAGFADVFTVFAQVDGDKFTGFIIERDWEGVSLGAEEKKLGIKGSSTRQVFFENVKVPVENLLGEIGKGHKIAFNILNIGRIKLCAGVLGASKMLSTLSVQYANERKQFGKEIGSFGAIQYKLGEQATRIYAVECAMHRTGRDISRMEDRLREEGKSLGEALLGAAEEYAIECAILKVYGSECLDYCVDEGLQIHGGMGYSEEMHMAGAYRDARINRIFEGTNEINRMLTVDMLLKRVMKGEIDMMTPAMAVQKELTGMPSFEETDKGLLADERKYVANLKKLFLAVAGATVQKLMQDLEKEQEILMNLADIMSEIYVCESAVLATLKAANVRGEEACKTEIAMTQLYINDAIERCAIHAKNAVSAWADGDTKRMIMLGIKRFTKHEFLNTKDLRRQIASVLLEANEYCLK; this comes from the coding sequence ATGATAATGGATACAGAGCAAAAGCTAATGAAAGGTGGTGGATTTCTAGTTGAAGAAACCAAACCTTCAGATGTATTTATAACCGAAGATTTGACAGAAGAGCAGGGAATGGTTTTGGGGATGGTAAAAGAATTTATAGAGAAAAAAGTACTTCCTGTATCTGAACAGATAGAGTCTTTGGATTTAGACTTGACCAAAAAATTATTAAAAGAAGCAGGTGACCTAGGACTATTGGGAACTTCATTTCCTGAAGAATATGGAGGCTTTATGCAAAATTTTGAGACCAATATGGCCTTAACTTCTTTGTTTGCTCCATCTCGTTCTTTTTCTTTATCTCATGGTGCTCATACTGGGATCGGGATGTTGCCTATTTTATATTTTGGAACAGAGGCACAAAAGCAAAAATACTTACCTCCTTGTATTGCTGGGGATAAATTTGCTGCTTATTGTCTAACGGAACCTACATCTGGCTCTGATGCATTATCGGCAAAGACACAAGCTGTTTTGTCGGAAGATGGGCAGCATTATATTGTTAATGGACAAAAAATGTGGATTACAAATGCTGGATTTGCAGATGTATTTACTGTTTTTGCACAAGTTGATGGCGATAAATTTACAGGCTTTATCATTGAGCGTGATTGGGAAGGTGTTTCATTAGGAGCAGAAGAGAAAAAGCTAGGAATTAAGGGATCTTCTACCCGTCAAGTATTTTTTGAAAATGTAAAAGTACCGGTAGAAAACTTATTGGGAGAAATTGGAAAAGGGCACAAAATTGCCTTTAATATTCTGAATATTGGACGTATTAAGTTATGTGCTGGAGTATTAGGAGCTTCCAAAATGTTGAGTACCTTATCGGTTCAGTATGCCAATGAACGAAAACAATTTGGCAAAGAAATTGGCTCTTTTGGAGCTATTCAGTACAAACTAGGAGAGCAAGCGACTCGAATTTATGCCGTAGAATGTGCTATGCATCGTACTGGGCGTGACATCTCTCGTATGGAGGACCGATTGCGTGAAGAAGGTAAGTCGTTGGGAGAAGCTTTGTTAGGAGCTGCTGAAGAGTATGCTATTGAATGTGCAATCTTAAAAGTTTATGGCTCTGAGTGTTTGGACTATTGCGTTGATGAGGGCTTACAGATTCATGGTGGAATGGGCTATTCAGAAGAAATGCACATGGCAGGTGCTTATCGTGATGCTCGTATCAATCGTATTTTTGAAGGTACGAATGAAATCAATCGTATGTTGACCGTAGACATGTTGCTAAAACGTGTTATGAAGGGCGAAATTGATATGATGACTCCAGCAATGGCCGTTCAAAAAGAATTAACGGGAATGCCTAGCTTTGAGGAAACAGATAAAGGCTTGCTTGCTGATGAGCGAAAGTATGTAGCCAATCTTAAAAAACTATTTTTGGCTGTTGCAGGGGCGACGGTACAAAAATTGATGCAGGACTTGGAAAAAGAGCAAGAAATTTTGATGAACTTGGCGGATATCATGTCTGAAATTTATGTTTGTGAGTCTGCTGTATTAGCAACCCTCAAAGCTGCTAATGTACGAGGAGAAGAAGCTTGTAAAACAGAAATTGCCATGACACAGCTATATATTAATGATGCTATTGAGCGTTGTGCCATTCATGCAAAGAACGCTGTCTCTGCTTGGGCAGACGGAGATACCAAACGTATGATTATGTTAGGAATTAAACGTTTCACTAAGCATGAATTTTTGAATACAAAGGACTTGCGTAGACAAATTGCTAGTGTTTTGTTGGAAGCAAATGAGTATTGCTTAAAATAG
- a CDS encoding Kazal-type serine protease inhibitor family protein yields the protein MKQRKFLNFLPLVILFLALVSCQKDYETVVTPKSDAVMQTEAEAPESLITPCVVPTACFAPCPTYYAPVCGCDGVTYNNSCEAICAGVQSYTKGACNCKGRAQPNCICPLYYAPVCGCDGVTYNNACEANCAGVNHYVNGPCPDKCKGKPKPNCLCPAVYDPVCGCDGVTYSNGCEATCAGVKYYTNGACGGGTSS from the coding sequence ATGAAACAAAGAAAATTTTTGAATTTTTTACCATTAGTTATCCTGTTTTTGGCACTTGTTAGCTGTCAAAAAGATTATGAAACGGTTGTAACACCAAAGTCGGATGCAGTTATGCAGACGGAAGCAGAGGCGCCAGAATCTTTAATAACACCATGCGTAGTGCCAACGGCTTGTTTTGCTCCTTGTCCAACTTACTATGCTCCTGTCTGTGGTTGCGATGGCGTGACTTACAATAATTCTTGTGAAGCGATATGCGCTGGTGTACAGTCGTACACCAAGGGAGCTTGTAATTGTAAGGGGAGAGCCCAACCCAACTGTATTTGTCCTTTGTATTATGCTCCTGTCTGTGGCTGTGATGGCGTAACGTACAATAATGCTTGTGAAGCTAATTGTGCTGGAGTCAATCATTATGTAAATGGACCCTGCCCTGATAAATGCAAAGGAAAACCTAAACCAAATTGTTTATGTCCAGCTGTGTATGATCCTGTCTGCGGTTGTGATGGCGTAACCTATAGTAATGGTTGTGAAGCAACTTGCGCAGGTGTAAAATATTACACCAATGGTGCTTGTGGTGGTGGAACGAGCTCTTAA
- a CDS encoding TatD family hydrolase — protein sequence MLIDTHAHLYASQFDKDRDEMIQRAFDNNIQHLFLPNIDEASIDGMLALEKQYPDNCHAMMGLHPCSVAANYKQVLAKMEEWFTKRPFCAVGEIGLDYYWSKEFVAEQKDAFRIQCRWAKELDIPIVIHARDSLDDLIEIVAEEKTANFRGIFHCFGGSIEQANKIIDLGFLMGLGGVLTFKKANLGAIVEQIDLKHLVLETDAPYLTPTPYRGKRNESAYIRIIAEELAEVKGISLDEVAQTTSKNALDLFGVTAKHS from the coding sequence ATGTTAATCGATACACACGCACATCTGTATGCCTCACAGTTTGACAAAGACAGAGATGAAATGATACAACGTGCATTTGATAATAATATTCAACATCTTTTTTTGCCTAATATAGATGAAGCCTCTATTGATGGTATGCTTGCCTTAGAAAAGCAATACCCCGATAATTGTCACGCTATGATGGGGCTGCACCCTTGTTCTGTGGCGGCCAATTATAAGCAAGTCTTAGCTAAGATGGAAGAATGGTTTACCAAGCGTCCCTTTTGCGCCGTTGGTGAAATTGGATTGGATTATTACTGGAGTAAAGAGTTTGTTGCCGAACAAAAAGATGCTTTTCGCATTCAATGTCGTTGGGCAAAAGAGTTAGATATTCCGATTGTAATTCATGCTCGTGATTCTTTAGACGATCTTATTGAGATTGTAGCAGAAGAAAAAACAGCTAATTTTAGAGGTATTTTCCATTGCTTTGGAGGAAGCATAGAGCAGGCAAATAAAATCATTGACCTAGGCTTTTTGATGGGACTTGGAGGGGTACTAACCTTCAAAAAAGCTAATTTGGGAGCCATTGTAGAACAAATAGACCTCAAGCATTTAGTGTTGGAGACAGATGCGCCTTACCTTACCCCTACTCCTTATCGTGGCAAACGCAATGAAAGTGCTTACATTCGAATTATTGCAGAAGAATTAGCGGAAGTAAAGGGAATCAGTTTAGACGAAGTTGCCCAAACCACCAGTAAAAACGCTTTGGATCTTTTTGGCGTAACGGCAAAGCATTCCTAA
- a CDS encoding ABC transporter permease: MFFLTKKRTDEIAKAIEHSNENGYWAIVRKQFFKNRLAVWSLRVFYVILFVAITADFIANERPVYCSIKMEQTPDTLDTKIDIQVKVDTLLLASTTTPSKKEASKIEKELDEGRMECKVTETKIKTRTSFKKLMPVSESLSSDSIVQQKFLQIDTIITYTTLSSIDTIVETYFPIFRQYLVDLGLATWNEKFVTTKWLEQKYESVLFAPITYSATTRDPKNNKFKSPLGEQNFPEDSNNGWHYLGTERIGQDVAAGMIHGTRTAMLVGLVAMSIATFIGLFFGAISGYFGDERLKVSRIRIALNLIAVVLAIFFAFISNGYIIADLIGEGKLLRAIGVIIGWFVALVGLANILAIPLKKIPVLGKKVTVALDIIVMRFIEVVNSIPLLILILAIVAIIEKPSVLFVMVIIGTVSWTGIAKFIRAELLRIRRLEYIEAAQAFGYSEFRIILRHALPNALAPVLIAIAFGVATAILTEAFLSFIGVGIPDDQVTWGSLLRLSQDKFSAWWLAIFPGFAIFITVTIFNLIGEGLTEALDPRLRE, from the coding sequence ATGTTTTTTTTAACAAAGAAAAGGACGGATGAAATCGCTAAAGCAATAGAGCATTCTAATGAGAATGGCTATTGGGCAATTGTACGCAAGCAGTTTTTCAAAAATCGTTTGGCTGTATGGTCTTTGCGTGTATTTTATGTGATACTCTTTGTTGCTATAACAGCGGATTTTATTGCCAATGAACGTCCTGTTTATTGTTCCATTAAGATGGAGCAGACCCCAGATACATTAGATACCAAAATAGATATTCAGGTCAAGGTGGATACCTTATTATTGGCTTCAACTACTACCCCCTCTAAAAAAGAAGCTAGTAAAATAGAAAAAGAGCTTGATGAAGGAAGGATGGAATGTAAGGTTACAGAAACTAAAATAAAAACGAGAACATCCTTTAAAAAACTAATGCCTGTCAGCGAATCGCTTTCTTCCGATTCAATTGTTCAGCAGAAGTTTCTACAAATTGATACAATTATTACTTATACAACATTGTCTTCAATCGATACGATTGTAGAAACTTACTTCCCTATTTTTCGCCAATACTTAGTAGACTTAGGGTTGGCTACATGGAATGAGAAATTTGTTACGACCAAGTGGTTAGAACAAAAATACGAATCTGTACTATTTGCGCCTATTACTTATTCGGCTACTACAAGAGATCCTAAAAATAATAAATTTAAGAGCCCATTGGGGGAGCAGAATTTTCCTGAAGACTCGAACAATGGTTGGCATTATTTAGGAACAGAGCGTATAGGGCAAGATGTAGCAGCAGGAATGATTCATGGTACAAGGACTGCTATGTTGGTGGGATTGGTTGCTATGTCCATTGCTACTTTTATTGGATTGTTTTTTGGCGCCATTTCGGGGTACTTTGGTGATGAACGATTAAAGGTTTCTAGAATACGAATTGCCCTCAATCTAATAGCGGTTGTTTTGGCTATCTTTTTTGCCTTTATTTCTAATGGATACATTATTGCTGATTTGATTGGAGAAGGGAAATTATTGAGAGCAATTGGAGTTATCATAGGTTGGTTTGTAGCCTTAGTAGGTTTAGCAAATATATTGGCAATACCTCTTAAGAAAATTCCCGTATTAGGGAAGAAGGTAACAGTAGCATTGGATATTATTGTGATGCGATTTATAGAAGTTGTTAACTCTATTCCATTATTGATTTTGATATTGGCAATTGTTGCAATTATAGAAAAACCTTCTGTTTTGTTTGTCATGGTAATTATTGGAACGGTAAGTTGGACGGGGATTGCTAAATTTATTCGTGCAGAATTATTACGAATCCGTAGATTGGAATATATTGAAGCCGCTCAGGCTTTTGGATATAGTGAATTTAGAATCATTTTGCGCCATGCGTTGCCTAATGCACTGGCACCTGTTTTAATCGCAATTGCTTTTGGTGTTGCAACGGCTATTCTGACGGAGGCATTTTTATCATTTATTGGGGTTGGAATTCCAGACGATCAGGTTACTTGGGGCTCTCTTTTGCGTTTGTCACAAGATAAATTTTCAGCTTGGTGGTTGGCTATTTTTCCAGGATTTGCCATTTTTATAACCGTGACGATTTTTAATTTAATAGGAGAGGGCTTAACAGAGGCTTTGGATCCTAGATTAAGAGAATAG